CTCCACGGCCGTGCTGAGCCCCTGGCTGACGCCGCCCACGGCCAGCAGACAATCCCTCAGGGCGATGCTGGAGCAGGCGCAGCGCGGGGTGGGCATGGGGGGGAGGCTCTCCCACTTGTTCTTGTCGGGGTGGAAAGCCTCTGCCGACTCCAGCACAGTCGGCTGATTCCCTGCAAGCACAAAAGGAGGCGCTGATGATCTGGGAAGCACCGCCAGCATCTCTCGGCTGCTCTGTACCCCACCCCTCCTGGGGTTtgttttccctgctccctcccaccaGCCAGGACCGGGATTTGCCCCTTTTCTGGGATGACAATTCCCTTCTACACCTTTGTGAAGGGttcccacagcccagagcctcACCCAGGCCCCCAGCCACCACAACTCTGCCTCGCAGGTAGCCGGCCACGAAGTCTGCTCGCCTTTTCTTCAGGTAGCAGGAGCGCTCCATCTTCATCCAGCCACCTGCAAGGACAGGACACCCGGGTTTGTGGGATCACCCGGCCCAGAAAAGCACCCACCCCTCTGAGCCCCTGGCTCGTGGTTTGGCTGCTGCACCTTGGGCTGATAAAACCccatggaatgggttgggtttgTCCCCAGCACACAGTGGGGTCCAGCTGCTTTGGGATTGAGGTTTTCCCATTGCACTTGGTAATCCTGACTGGAAATCATCCTCTAAGCTGAGctcaaggcagcagcagatgggagctctgggctctgcaaggacagcagagccccaaagcccaaacccagccctgtgtccccaaacccagccctgtgtgtccccaaacctCAAACCCTTCCCTGTGTCCCTAAACCCATCCCTAtgcccccaaaccccatctgtgtccccaaacccaacccaaactccaaaccccaaacccttctctgtgtccccaaacccttctctgtgtccccaaaccctgccccgtgtccccaaacccagcccaaaccccaaacccttcttTGTGTCCCCAAACTCAGCCCAAACTCCAAACCCTAAACCTTGTGTCCCCAAACCCTAAACCttgtgtccccaaacccttccctgtgtccccaacccctgccctgtgtccccaacCCCTTCCCATCCCCCCAAGCCCCTGTGGAAGGGCCAGACCAGCTCCCACCTTGCTCCAGGTCGAACATATCCACCGTCCTCATGAACTTGGGCTGCCGGTAGAGCCGGCCCTGGCGCAGCCCTCCGAGGCTGAAGAGCTTCCCCTCGGTGGGCACGAAGCTGGAGAAGGCTCTTTTGTTGGGAATGTTGGGGAATTTGGTCCAGGAGCGCGTGTCCGTGTCGAACACCTCGAAGGCGTTGACGGCGTACTTGGATTGCCTTCcccctgggaaggagcaggaatccagctcagggatggggcagcctcGGATCTACAACCTCCCCCCAGTGAAATGCgatttttcccctctctgtgctcCTTTTCTTTGCCTCATGACaggaaaaagctgaattttccaAGCTCTCCCCGCTCCCTgtggtgctggcacagggagaggtTTAAAATGCACGAGTTTAACACAGACAAACTCAGATTAAACCGGTTTAATGCAGACAAGCTCAGATTAAacaagagaagagaagagaagagaagagaagagaagagaagagaagagaagagaagagaagagaagagaagagaagagaagagaagagaagagaagagaagagaagagaagagaagagaagagaagagaagagaagagaaaggaggaggaaaaggaggcagaaggagaagaaaggagaaagaagagaggaggagagagaaggaaagaggaggaggaggaggaggaggcagggctggTCCTTACCCAGCACGTAGATCTTGGAGCCCCTCAGGATGGAGGTGGCGGCATAGCGGGGGGTGGGCATGGcagccagggacacccagaTGTCCTTGAGCACGTCGTAGTGCTGCAGGAAGTTGTGGGGCCGCAGGTCCGAGCCCATCCCGCCCGCTGCGTACACCCTGTAATCTGTacagggcaaaaaaaaacccaaaatcccacaaaattaTTATTGGAAATCAGCAGAAATCCATTCCACcgccccagaaaaaaaaaaaaaaaaaaaaaaatcccataaagcTGCAATGGGAAAGCACCAGAAATTCTCCTCCCCTGCAAAAATCTTGCTAAAAATTCCACTCTAGGAGCAGAATTCGCTGTAAACCTGCAGGAAAGTTGGATCTGAGCCCCTGGAGCTCAGGTTTTGGAGCTCAGAGTCCAAAacagccagagagcagcagagccaccacCCCCGCggctccagggctggtgacaaACCCAGGggtggctctgcctgtgcttccaGCCCCCTGCGGAGCATCTCAGCGGGGTGGGAGGTGACAAACGCTCGAGGCCCAACTTCTGGAAGCGCAGAAGATGTTTTGGAGAGGAACAAACCGACCCTGGCGCATCGCCCGGATGAGATTCTGTGCACAGAATCAGAGTTGGGGAAAAACCTCAACTCCTCAGCTGGGGAGTCCTCGGCTCCccaagcccagcctgggagccaAGAGGGATCCCGGGGGGAGAGGGCTGGAAATGTCTTTGCTCCATCTCCTCTGCCTGAACATCATTAAGCTTAGTtagggagagagggagaagggagagcgCATCAAACCCAACCAGATCCCCCCAAACCTCCGCCCCCCCGATGTCCTGGAGGTCCCTCCTTGCCTTTGGCCGTCACCGAGATGCCCATGGCCGCCTCTCGCAGCGAGCTGCGCTTCCTCCAGCGCCCCTCGTCCGTGTTGTACATCTCCACCACCTTCAGCGGCTGCTGCCCGCCGCCCACGCCGCCGATCACCATGATCCGCTTGCCCAGCACGGTGACGGCCACGCCCGCCCTGGCCGTGGGCATGGGGGGCAGCGCCGCCCACTGATCGGCCTCGGGGCTGTAAACCTCGAAGGAATCCACGGGCACGCCGTTGTCATCGCAGCCGCCCACGGCGAAGACCTGCCCGGCCGCCTCCACCAGCGTGGAGTAAACCCTGCGGCTGGGCAGCGGCGCCAGCGATTTCCACTGGAACTCTTTGGTGCTGGGCAGCTCCATGGTGAACGGGGTTCTGCTGGGGaattggattttgggggttgttGAGGGTGGGAAAGTCCGCCAGGATCAGCAAAGCTGTGTCTGATCCTGCGCTGAGCGCTCAGTGCCACGTCCAGCAATTCCTTGGGTGCCTCtgaacctccctgggcagcccctgccaaccctttccatgaggaaattcctgctaaaatccaccctgagcctcccctggcccagcctgagccgttccctctcctcctgtccctgttcctgggatgagatcccaaatcccccccggctgccccctcctcagggagctgtgcagagccagaaattccccctgagccccttttctccaggctcagccccttccccagctccctcaggattctccaaacccttccccagaTCCCTCAGGActctccagacccttctccatctccattcccttccctgggctcGCTCCAGCCCCAGAATGTCCCTCCTGAACTGGACGCAGGGGTTGAGGCTCCTCCCCAGTGTGAGGGacactccctgctcctgctgcaggagaggtgATGGAAAGgtaaaaatcccagaatctcTGAGGTTGGAttcttccttccccagctctattcccttccctggactcGCTCCACCCCTaaaatgtccttcctgaacTGAGGGGAAATCCCCGAGCTCAAACctcacccagagcaggagcagaggtgccctcccagtgccacctgtcCCCTGTGTGACCGCCACCCCCGGAGCAGCACCGCCGGTACCTGTCAGCGCCTCTCCATCAACCCTGCggctccagagctgcctcagcagctcACAAAGACACCGGGCCTAAAAATAAAACGAAACAAAAAGaggtgggaaaataaaaaataagaaaaaaaaaaaaaaaaggaaaaaacagaaagcaaaacaacccCCCAGAAAACCAGGCGAGAAGGTTGGAGTCAGtttgttctgctgcttcccGAGCTCCCCGCCCCCAGGTGACATTCAGACATTCAAACCCGGCGtctgctctgttttcctgccGCCTGGGGAAGTTTTCCTCCTCAGACCCGCTGGATTCCTCCTCCTGATGTCCCTCACACCCTGACCCTGAGGAATGTgagcccccagctccccagccccagcccagagccgAGCGGGATCCcggagggagaggctggaaacGCGCTGTCCTTGCTCCATCTCCTCTCTCCGAACGTCATTAATCAGCTAAATTAGGGAGAGAGGGCCAAGGGAGAGGGACAGAAGCGACCCCCGCGGTTTCTCCCCGAGCATCCCCACCTTGCTGCGGCCCAAGGCAGAATTCCCGCTGTCCTtgcggccgctcccgccgctgcCGCCTGCTCTGACTCTCGGGACACGGCTCTgaagggcagagccagccccggccaaaaaaatcccaaaaaaggCTCGTTCCcggctcagctgggctgggacagcagcatcGCCTCTTCCCCCCTGCACGGGCTCCTGGGGCTTTGTCCTGGGGATGCTGAGTCCCCCCGAGCCAGGAGGAGcttcccaggggctggagcaggggatcATCCCCGAATCCATGTCCCTGATCCCTGAATCCATATCCCTGATCCCTGAATCCATATCcctgaatcccaaatccctgtccctgccccccaaatccctgtccctgccccctgACCCACACCAGCCCCTGTGGGTGAGGGCTGGGACGTGCAGCCCCCCGGGTCTGTCGCATCCAATGTCCCCAAGCACAAATCCACCACCCAGCTGTGACACCCCTTGGGTTTTCCAGGAAGagtttcttccttttgctcCCAAAAACCAGAGCAGACAGTGAACGAGGGGGATCAGAATTCCCTGCCCCGGGAATTCCGCCCATCCCGGAGCTGCCGCGTCTGAGCAGCCGCAGGCGTCGCTTAGCAACAGCCACCTGCGGCCGCTGTCACCTCCCGGCTCTGTCACCTCCCGGGCCCTGGGATCAGCCGGGCCATTCCCGGGATCACggcctggagcagccagtgGGATCCCCTGGAGGGGGCAGAGACCAAAATGGGAATTTCCTGGTGTTTCTCCTCCAAATTCCTGGCGGTTGTGGCCCTCGGAGACAGaggtggccctggggacacagcagggacagcagagcattCCTGATGAACAGAGTTCCTGACAAACACGGAATTCCTGCTGAACATGGAATTCCTGCTAAACAGAATTCCTGCTGAATATGGAATTCCTGCTGAACACAAAGTTCCTGCCATCCCAGGACCCTGCAAACCCCAGGGCCATCCCAAAGAGAGATTTCCATGACCCTGTTCGTTCCTGAGCTCCTCTGGAAATGGGAATTGAAGGAGGGTGACAGgacacatccctggaagtgtccaaggccaagctgggatagtgggaggttTCCAGAGTGAGGATTTCAAGgtccttccaacctaaattatcCCGGGATTTTTTGATTCTATAAAGAAGATTAAATGCATTGCTGCAAAATGTCTCACAGCTGGACTGGGATCCAGGAAAATCCCAACCAGTCTGAGCAGggatgtttatttttatttatcttccCAAATAAATTTCCAGGAGCACACTAAACTTCATTTATTGCACGACGAGTGGGGTTAATAAATAAACTGAGAAATCCTGCTTGGATTTCCTACAGGAGCAGGACCTGGTGGGGGCCCACCCACAATTCCCGGTgcaattcccaggaattcccgGCGCCGCAGCACAAAGG
The sequence above is a segment of the Oenanthe melanoleuca isolate GR-GAL-2019-014 chromosome 26, OMel1.0, whole genome shotgun sequence genome. Coding sequences within it:
- the KLHDC8A gene encoding kelch domain-containing protein 8A, producing the protein MELPSTKEFQWKSLAPLPSRRVYSTLVEAAGQVFAVGGCDDNGVPVDSFEVYSPEADQWAALPPMPTARAGVAVTVLGKRIMVIGGVGGGQQPLKVVEMYNTDEGRWRKRSSLREAAMGISVTAKDYRVYAAGGMGSDLRPHNFLQHYDVLKDIWVSLAAMPTPRYAATSILRGSKIYVLGGRQSKYAVNAFEVFDTDTRSWTKFPNIPNKRAFSSFVPTEGKLFSLGGLRQGRLYRQPKFMRTVDMFDLEQGGWMKMERSCYLKKRRADFVAGYLRGRVVVAGGLGNQPTVLESAEAFHPDKNKWESLPPMPTPRCACSSIALRDCLLAVGGVSQGLSTAVEALCLSDC